The genomic DNA ATGTGTTCGCTGCGAGGGATCGATGTGATTATACGATCGAGAAAATTCGCGCGGTTGTGTCTCCTCGATTCAAATACCTGAGAAACTATCTGAACGATCGACCTTACATGCAGCCGAGTTATAAGGACAGTTGGGAAGTCTCTCAGAAATTCCGGGAAATGATGGCTGAGGGAAAGATGAACGAAGCCCAGTTGGTATTCTTCGATGATTCAAAACCGGCTGAGGAGTTTTATGATCTGAAGAACGATCCTCATGAAATTCACAATCTGGCTAATGATCCGAAGTTCCAGAAGCAGTTGGAGCAACATCGGGCAGCGTTACAGCAATGGATTGAAGAAACGGGAGATCAGGGACAGGACACGGAATCAGAAATAGGATTGCGTTGTGTACTCAAACGTTGGGGAGAGAAGTGCGTCAATCTGGAGTACGATGCAGTCCGGGATAAGAATTGAATAGCGACCGTAGGATGAATTTAAGAAATGAACCACGGATGGACATGGATTAGCACGGATGTTCAAAACTGCATCTCTGTGAAATTAAAGATTGATTTCAACTGTATGGTGATATGCAGGTTACCCTCAACATTAAACACTCAACCAAACTTCAATGCGACGCCCCCCGGTATTTCATTGTTTCCACCGGTTTTGAGAATCGTTTGGCGACTTGGGGAATATCATCTCGATGGCCGAGGATGACAACGACGTCGCCTTCGTTGAGGATGGTGTCTGAAGAAGGGTTTAAAGTCGACTGGCCAGTCAGTGAACGTATTCCGACAATCAGAAAGCCAAAGTTTCCCCGGACTTCAATCTCGCTCAGCTTCTTGCCTTTCAATGGCGAAGAAGCAGTCACTTTGAGCTCATCGAATTGCAGCCCGATTTCTCCGATTTCATCGTTCATGTTTCGCTGCTGGGTGATATCTCCGAGCAGGTTTTCGGCTGTCGGACGAAGAATCAAATGGGCAACACGTGAAGCTCCAATGGCTGTCGGCAAGACAACCTGATTCGCTCCGCAGCCGAGCAGTTTCTTTTCCGTCCGTGGGTTTTCCCCTCGGGCGATGATCATGACTTGAGGATTCATTTCGCGAGCCGTGATGGTTACGAAGACATTGGTGGCATCATCGGAGAGGACGGTTGCCAGTACGGAGGCAAGATTGATTTTCGCCTGGCTGAGCATATGTTCGTCGGAGGCATCTCCCTGTAAAATCAGATAGCCAAGATCTTTGGCAAGTTGCAGCCGCTGCTCGTTATTATCGATGATGATAAACTGCTGCCCAGCCGCAGCGAGTTCTTTGGCGAGGATGGTTCCCATGCGTCCAAAGCCACATACGATGGTGTGCTGATTCAATTTTTCAATGTCTCTGGTCATCCGTCTGGCTCCAATGGCTTTATTAATTTCCCCGTCAACCAACATTTGCATAAAACCGCCCACCGTGTATATGACAGCTCCATACCCCGCGACAATAACAGCGATGGTGAGAATTCGTAAGCTGGGAGATTCGATCGGTTGAACCTCTCCGTAGCCGACACCGAATATGGTGATGATTGTCATATAGGTCGCATCGTCGAGTGACCAACCGTTGAGAACATAGCCGATGGTTGCGAGCACGCAAACTGTCAGAAACAGCAGGATCCCAGTCACAATTTTCCGGAACGGATCGGACGCGGTCAGCCCTTGAGCCATGGCGGAGTTTTCAAGCAATGTCGAGCCTCAACGAGCAATTGAGAACCAACTGACGGGAATGTACTCTGAAAATAAGGAAACGCGTGATTATTATCAAGCAGAGGAGCTAAGACTCTCAAAATCATATATCGAATATTAGGACAAATGATGCTCTGCTTTTCTGATATCAAAAATTAATTCGTTGATGCAGACGGTTTCCAGATGACGCCGACATGCCGTGCCCAATCTTCCCATTCAGCAACCATTTCCTGAAGGCGTTCAGGATAGACTTCTGCCAGGTCATTCATTTCACAGCGGTCGTCGGCCAGATTGTAGAGTTCCCACTTCAATTCATGCGGCATCCGTTTTGCATAAACCGCTTTCCAATCGCCTTTGCGATAGGCGTGGGCGGCCTGATGGTCAAAACCGATTGCTCGTTCTGGAAGATGTTCTCCTCGCATTGCCGGTAACAGGCTCGTCCCTTCGACAGGTGTGATGGAGTTGTCATTCAATGTTTCCGGATAAGTCGCTCCGGCAACTTCCATCAGAGTTGGCATAATGTCCATCACATGGGCAGGTTCCCGAACCCAATTGGAATTCTTTTCGATTCCTGCTGGCCAATGGGCAATCATCGGAGTGCTGATGCCCCCTTCATGTGTGAAGTGTTTGTAGAGTCGAAACGGAGTATTCCCCAGATTTGCCCAGGCGCTGCCATAGGATTGATGCGTTCCTCGACCACCAATTTCTCTCAGCTGATCTCCCGTTCGTAAAGTCGTTGTGCCGAGACGGGATTTCCCATCAAAGCCGAATGGTCCCCATTCGTAGCACGCTCCGTTGTCGCTCAGAAAGAGTATCAAAGTATTTTCAAAATCGTTTGTGCTTTTCAGATGATCGATAATTTGCCCGATACCATGATCGACCCCTTCGACCATAGCGGCAAAGACGGCCATGCGTCGTGCTAAATCGTATTGACGATCCTGATCGAGTTCATCCCAGGCCGGGTTTTGTTCGCCGGGATAACCATTGGCGATATCGTCACGATCGACGGGAACGATGGAACGGGGAGTCAATTGCCAGTGGTCACCATTAACGAGTCCAAGTTCCTGCATTCGTGCATAGCGTTCTTCGCGAAGGACATCCCAGCCACGTCTGTAAGTCGTTTCATACTTATCTGCTCGTTCCGCCGGAGCCTGAATCGGGAAGTGAGGAGAGGAGTGTCCCAGGAACAAAAACCAGGGCTTGAGAGAGGCCTGGCCCTGGCGGATAAATTCCAGAGCGTATTCGTTAAAGACATCGGTTGCGTAGAAGTCTTTGGCAGGGGGATCGATTTCCTTCTTACGGTCATCGGGAAGGCGAAAGTAATAGTCGGCATCGTACTGATCGTGAGAATGGTCGTTGGTATAGCCATAGAATTCGTCGAAACCACGCTTGATCGGCCCGGTTTCTGGGTGCATGTGCCACTTACCAACGTAGTAACAACCGTAGCCGACTGGTTTCAAGACTTCCGCAAGAGTTGCACACTCGTTGTTGAACCGTCCGAGATATCCGGGACCGCGTTTCGGATTTGGTTTCTTCGTTGTGAAATCTCCAATGCCAGCTTGCGAGGGATACAGGCCAGTCATCAATGATGCACGACTCGGACAGCAACGGGCCGAGTTGTAAAGCTGAGTGAACCGAACTCCTCCAGCAGCGAGCGAGTCGATATGCGGTGTGCTGATTTCTCCACCATAACAGCCGAGATCTGAATAACCCAGATCGTCTGCCAGGATGAGAATGATATTGGGCTGTTTCCGTTCTCCAGAAACAGATGTAAATGCAATGGAGATTTGAAGACCGAATGCAATTGCAGTCAATAACATTACTTTTGCATTTCGATCAAAAAAATATGATGACCGCAGCCACTTAAAAAATGAAATGAGGAAAGCTGGGAATGAGGTCATGATGAATTCATCTCTCTACGGAAGTAACATGCAGAGTTGAGTAATGGTCGTCATCTCGTCAGAAAAATCGGAAGGTGACACGGAACAGTGCAGGTGGTTATGTCGTGAATGTCAAGAACCAGACATTGATTGAGATGCTATTGTCTGAATTCCGATCTCTCAGGTCAAATCACAAAGGAATAAGTGAGTAGATTGACTGTGACAAGTCAGGAGTCGGTATGGTCCAGATACTCGTCTGTTTAATTAGAAGTCAGTAAGATAATTCAAATGTTGCATACGGACCGAAATTGTTCTGGAGGAAGTGGGAAATGTATCGAGGCATCAGTCAAATTATTTGTCATTTATTTCTACTGGGGATGCCGACGGTCGTATTTGCTCAAGATGTAGCAGCCCAGTCCCCGAATTATGAAGAGCATATTAAGCCAATTTTCAAGCAATATTGCCTGAAATGCCATGGAGACGATAAGCAGGAAGGGGATTTGAATCTGCAAGGTTATGGGGCCATGTTGCGGGGAGGGAGTAGCGGGAAAGTTGTAGAGGCGGGACGTTCCAGTCAGAGTGTGCTGTTTCAGGCAATTACAGAGCCAGATGATGATCTTCGTATGCCGCCGAACAGCCCTCCAATTGAAAAGGCAAAGATCGAATTGATACGTAAGTGGATCGATGGGGGATTACTGGAAACTTCTGCAAGTAAGTCGATGGTGAAAACGCGAGATCTGGCTTTCAAACCAGATGCAAATGTGTCTGGAAAACCTGCAGGAGAACCTGCAATGCCAGCCGATTTACCAGCGGTTCAAATTCCGAAATTGTCTCGGCCTTTTCCGGTTCTGGCGATGGATGTCAGTCCTTTTGCACCACTCGTGGCAGTGGCGGATCAGAATCAGGTCCGATTATTACAGAGTGAAACGGAGCAGGAACTGGGACGGTTGGAGTTTCCTGAAGGTGAGCCTCATGTGATTCGTTTCAGTCGCAATGGTGCCGTTCTGATGGTGGCTGGTGGGCGTCCCGTAGAATCTGGTCGTGTTGTGCTGTTTGATGTTGCTTCGGGAAAACGACTGGCGGAAGTAGGAGATGAAATTGATGCGGTGCTGGCAGCCGACTTGAGTCCGGATCAACGGTTTGTCGCTCTGGGGGGATCGGGGCGAGTCGTCAAGGTTTATTCCACAATCGATGGGGAGTTGAAGTATAAACTGACAAAACATACTGACTGGATTACCGCAATTGCTTTCAGTCCTGATGGTCAGAAACTTGCGACGGCTGATCGGGCAGGGGGGATTCACTTGTGGGATGCGAACAGCGGAGGCATTCTGTTAAATCTGGGGGAACATAAAGATGCAGTACGTGCTCTTGATTGGCGGGGTGACAGTCGTCTGCTGGCTTCAGCTGGTGAAGACGGTCGGCTCATCTGGTGGGATACTGTAGATGGTTTTCCAGCGATCAATAAGGTGAATGCTCATCCGCCTCAGCGTCCTCCTGGAACCTACGGAACAATTCCCAATGGGGTGCTGGCTGTAAGATTTGACTCCGAGGGGCGACTTGTCACATCAGGTCGCGATCAAACGGTGAGAGTTTGGGATGTCGACGGGAATGAGATCAAAAAGATTAAGATGGAGACTGGAATTCCCTTAAGTAATGTTATCACGAATCAGGGGAAGGCTGTCATCATCGGCGATTCTGCGGGAAATCTACTATTTAATAAACTGTGAACAGTGAGAGTTCATTTCGATTCAAAATTACCATTCTTATTGGTTGGAATAACTGATAATATACCAGTACAGATGTATGGCGTGAATTCAGAATAGATCTTTGGAAACAAACCTATGAAACAACAGCAGAATACTCGCAAAGGTTGCACCGGCTTTCGCAAAATGTCTCGAAGAGATGCGCTGCAGGCAGGCGTATTCGGGGCGATGGGCTTATCTCTGGGTGACATGCTTCGGTTGGAAGCTGCCGGATCGGATGCATTTACGCAGGCTTCGGGCACGAAGAAAGAGGCCAAAGCACTCAGTGTGATTCAACTGCATTTGCCAGGTGGATTTCAACAGCAGGAAGCGTTCGATCCCAAGCCGGAGGCTCCTGTGGAGATTCGGGGTTCGTTCGGAGTGACGAAAACGAAAACAGGGGATGTTCTGAGCGATAACTTCCCTGAGACAGCCAAAATTGCTGATAAAGTCACCATTCTGCGAAGTCTGGTGGGGCGTGTGCCGGATCATGGTTTAGCGACCTATCACCTCTTCACGGGTTATCCCAAAACCGCAGTAATCGATTATCCACAAATGGCATCGATTGTCTCGCACGAATTGGGAAAACGTGGTGAACTCCCGCCTTATGTTGCGATTCCCAATAAGCATTCGTTTTCGGGAGGAACAGGGTTTATCAGCAGTGCTTTTGGCCCCTTTGAACTCGGTTCCGATCCGGGAGCAAGAGGCTATCAGGTTCGCGATTTTTCGATTCCCAATAATGTGACGACAGATCGTTTTCAGCGACGTTTATCGGCACGGGAAATTATCGAACAACGGCTACGCGAACAGCAGGTCGATCCGAATACTCTGGAAACCATGGATGATTTCTACAAACAGGCACAAACATTATTGACTTCCTCGCAAGCTCAGGCTGCCTTTAAACTGGATGAGGAATCCGAAGCGACGTTCCAGTTGTATGGGCGAGATGTTGTAGGGCTGAAAGGGCCGGACAATAGATATCATCCTAAGGGACTGGCAGAACGCTTGATTGTTGCCAGACGTCTGGTGGAATCTGGCGTGCGGTTCGTTACGGTGAACTATGGCTCTTGGGATTGCCATGTCGATGTGCAGAAAAACACACTCGATCAGATGCCAGCACTGGATCATGCCATTGCGGGGTTGGTGTCGGATCTTGATCAGCGTGGAATGCTTGATTCCACGATCTTCTGGGTGACCTCAGAATTTGGTCGTACACCGAAAGTGAATCGAGATGGTGGTCGTGATCATCATGCACGGTGTTACTCGAACCT from Rubinisphaera italica includes the following:
- a CDS encoding arylsulfatase gives rise to the protein MLLTAIAFGLQISIAFTSVSGERKQPNIILILADDLGYSDLGCYGGEISTPHIDSLAAGGVRFTQLYNSARCCPSRASLMTGLYPSQAGIGDFTTKKPNPKRGPGYLGRFNNECATLAEVLKPVGYGCYYVGKWHMHPETGPIKRGFDEFYGYTNDHSHDQYDADYYFRLPDDRKKEIDPPAKDFYATDVFNEYALEFIRQGQASLKPWFLFLGHSSPHFPIQAPAERADKYETTYRRGWDVLREERYARMQELGLVNGDHWQLTPRSIVPVDRDDIANGYPGEQNPAWDELDQDRQYDLARRMAVFAAMVEGVDHGIGQIIDHLKSTNDFENTLILFLSDNGACYEWGPFGFDGKSRLGTTTLRTGDQLREIGGRGTHQSYGSAWANLGNTPFRLYKHFTHEGGISTPMIAHWPAGIEKNSNWVREPAHVMDIMPTLMEVAGATYPETLNDNSITPVEGTSLLPAMRGEHLPERAIGFDHQAAHAYRKGDWKAVYAKRMPHELKWELYNLADDRCEMNDLAEVYPERLQEMVAEWEDWARHVGVIWKPSASTN
- a CDS encoding DUF1501 domain-containing protein, coding for MKQQQNTRKGCTGFRKMSRRDALQAGVFGAMGLSLGDMLRLEAAGSDAFTQASGTKKEAKALSVIQLHLPGGFQQQEAFDPKPEAPVEIRGSFGVTKTKTGDVLSDNFPETAKIADKVTILRSLVGRVPDHGLATYHLFTGYPKTAVIDYPQMASIVSHELGKRGELPPYVAIPNKHSFSGGTGFISSAFGPFELGSDPGARGYQVRDFSIPNNVTTDRFQRRLSAREIIEQRLREQQVDPNTLETMDDFYKQAQTLLTSSQAQAAFKLDEESEATFQLYGRDVVGLKGPDNRYHPKGLAERLIVARRLVESGVRFVTVNYGSWDCHVDVQKNTLDQMPALDHAIAGLVSDLDQRGMLDSTIFWVTSEFGRTPKVNRDGGRDHHARCYSNLIAGGGFTRGQFYGSSDATGAEPGRDALLLEDLLFTIYHQLGIDANKELLAFGTRPIEIIKDGKLVEGLLS
- a CDS encoding potassium channel family protein, which produces MAQGLTASDPFRKIVTGILLFLTVCVLATIGYVLNGWSLDDATYMTIITIFGVGYGEVQPIESPSLRILTIAVIVAGYGAVIYTVGGFMQMLVDGEINKAIGARRMTRDIEKLNQHTIVCGFGRMGTILAKELAAAGQQFIIIDNNEQRLQLAKDLGYLILQGDASDEHMLSQAKINLASVLATVLSDDATNVFVTITAREMNPQVMIIARGENPRTEKKLLGCGANQVVLPTAIGASRVAHLILRPTAENLLGDITQQRNMNDEIGEIGLQFDELKVTASSPLKGKKLSEIEVRGNFGFLIVGIRSLTGQSTLNPSSDTILNEGDVVVILGHRDDIPQVAKRFSKPVETMKYRGASH
- a CDS encoding c-type cytochrome domain-containing protein; this translates as MYRGISQIICHLFLLGMPTVVFAQDVAAQSPNYEEHIKPIFKQYCLKCHGDDKQEGDLNLQGYGAMLRGGSSGKVVEAGRSSQSVLFQAITEPDDDLRMPPNSPPIEKAKIELIRKWIDGGLLETSASKSMVKTRDLAFKPDANVSGKPAGEPAMPADLPAVQIPKLSRPFPVLAMDVSPFAPLVAVADQNQVRLLQSETEQELGRLEFPEGEPHVIRFSRNGAVLMVAGGRPVESGRVVLFDVASGKRLAEVGDEIDAVLAADLSPDQRFVALGGSGRVVKVYSTIDGELKYKLTKHTDWITAIAFSPDGQKLATADRAGGIHLWDANSGGILLNLGEHKDAVRALDWRGDSRLLASAGEDGRLIWWDTVDGFPAINKVNAHPPQRPPGTYGTIPNGVLAVRFDSEGRLVTSGRDQTVRVWDVDGNEIKKIKMETGIPLSNVITNQGKAVIIGDSAGNLLFNKL